A genomic stretch from Flavobacterium humidisoli includes:
- a CDS encoding response regulator produces the protein MTKILIIEDNDNIRENVVEILELSGYEVFASDNGKAGVEIALKIKPDIVLCDIMMPELDGYGVLHILQKNPETQTTPVIFLTAKAERADIRKGMELGVDDYLTKPFDDLELLRAIEARLKKQELQQLFYGQTAENLNTLISKEDGLVKLKEIMLERSTRHYKKNQYIHYEGDNVTGIYYIISGKVKTVKLTEDGRELITGVFKENDYLDISILFSNDTYNDTTIALEETVLSFLPTEQLDKLLFIYPDVGAKFIKILANDMREKEVRLLQIAYMSVRKRIAQGIVHLVVQHGMDGSSIKFSRDDLAAFSGTSPETVSRTLSDFKEEGLIEKTASTIHVLNLEKLSKIKN, from the coding sequence ATGACTAAAATACTTATTATCGAAGACAATGACAATATTAGGGAAAATGTTGTTGAAATACTGGAACTATCAGGATATGAAGTTTTTGCATCCGACAATGGAAAAGCCGGAGTAGAAATAGCGCTAAAAATAAAACCTGATATTGTACTCTGTGATATCATGATGCCCGAGCTTGATGGCTATGGAGTATTACACATTCTCCAAAAGAATCCAGAAACACAGACCACACCTGTAATATTTTTAACCGCAAAAGCAGAGAGAGCCGATATTCGTAAAGGTATGGAACTCGGAGTAGATGATTACCTCACTAAACCTTTTGACGATTTGGAACTTTTACGGGCTATAGAAGCGAGGCTGAAAAAACAAGAATTGCAGCAGCTGTTTTACGGACAAACGGCTGAAAACCTCAACACTCTTATTTCTAAAGAGGACGGACTGGTAAAACTCAAGGAAATAATGCTGGAAAGAAGTACAAGGCACTATAAAAAAAACCAGTATATTCATTATGAGGGGGACAATGTAACGGGCATTTATTACATTATAAGCGGCAAAGTGAAAACTGTAAAATTAACCGAAGACGGGCGTGAACTCATTACAGGCGTATTTAAAGAGAATGATTACCTCGACATCAGTATTTTATTTTCTAATGACACTTATAATGATACCACAATAGCTTTAGAAGAAACCGTTTTGAGCTTTCTGCCAACTGAACAGCTCGATAAACTCCTTTTTATTTATCCGGATGTAGGCGCAAAATTCATTAAAATTCTAGCCAATGACATGAGAGAAAAAGAGGTTCGCCTCTTGCAGATAGCCTATATGTCAGTGCGAAAGAGAATTGCCCAAGGTATTGTCCATTTAGTAGTACAGCATGGCATGGATGGTTCCAGCATCAAGTTCAGCAGGGATGATCTTGCCGCATTTTCAGGAACTTCTCCAGAAACAGTAAGTCGCACTTTAAGCGATTTTAAAGAAGAAGGACTGATTGAGAAAACAGCCAGTACCATTCATGTACTCAATTTGGAAAAACTCAGCAAAATAAAAAACTAA
- a CDS encoding PAS domain-containing sensor histidine kinase, producing the protein MKNQALLKAIIENAIDGIITINEKGIVESINPSACRLFLYDPEEVIGKNISLLMPSPDREKHDSYIESYKSSGIPHIIGHDRDVLGRKKDGNIFPFRLGVSEVKFEGERIFAGFIHDMSHQKEAENRLMQYTQHLEELVKDRTHSLNETIAALTQTKEEVSSTLEKEKELGKIKSRLLSMASHEFRTPLSTIHLSTSLIQRYSEDLNNPKIETHIRKIKSAVSNLTTILDDFLLLEKAESNKITLQISCFDLQDFIKEIISELKLLTKKKQKIVTIPNTEVTLVKLDKNLLKNCIINLVSNAIKYSGEETEIELFTSINASTITINIKDNGIGIPEEDHEHLFEAFFRAHNTANLPGTGLGLHIVSRYVSLMNGTISFESAINKGTLFTIELPRL; encoded by the coding sequence ATGAAAAATCAAGCACTTTTAAAGGCAATTATTGAGAATGCAATCGATGGTATCATTACAATTAACGAAAAAGGAATTGTAGAATCTATAAATCCTTCTGCTTGCCGGCTTTTTTTATATGATCCAGAAGAAGTAATCGGTAAAAACATTTCACTTTTGATGCCTTCTCCCGACCGGGAAAAACATGATTCATATATAGAAAGTTATAAATCTTCCGGAATTCCTCATATTATTGGCCATGACAGAGATGTGCTTGGACGAAAAAAAGACGGCAACATTTTCCCCTTCCGACTTGGAGTGAGTGAAGTGAAATTTGAAGGAGAAAGAATTTTTGCAGGTTTTATTCATGACATGAGCCACCAAAAAGAAGCCGAAAACAGACTCATGCAGTACACGCAGCATCTAGAGGAATTAGTAAAAGACCGTACCCATTCGCTAAATGAAACAATTGCCGCATTAACTCAGACTAAGGAAGAGGTCAGCAGTACACTGGAAAAAGAAAAAGAACTCGGTAAAATTAAAAGCCGCCTATTATCAATGGCTTCCCATGAATTCAGGACACCGCTCAGCACCATTCATCTTTCCACTTCTTTGATTCAGCGCTATTCAGAAGATTTAAATAATCCAAAAATTGAAACGCACATAAGAAAAATTAAAAGTGCTGTTTCAAACCTAACGACTATTCTGGATGATTTTCTGCTTCTTGAAAAAGCGGAATCTAATAAAATCACACTCCAGATATCCTGTTTTGATCTTCAGGATTTTATAAAGGAAATTATAAGTGAATTAAAGCTTCTCACCAAAAAAAAGCAAAAAATCGTAACCATTCCCAACACAGAAGTCACTTTAGTAAAATTAGATAAAAACCTGCTCAAAAATTGTATCATTAATCTTGTTTCTAATGCTATTAAATACTCGGGAGAAGAAACTGAAATTGAGCTTTTTACCTCAATTAATGCCAGTACAATAACAATAAACATAAAAGACAATGGCATAGGTATTCCTGAGGAAGATCATGAACATTTATTTGAAGCTTTTTTTAGGGCTCATAATACAGCAAATTTACCGGGAACCGGTCTCGGACTGCACATTGTTTCACGATATGTATCTCTGATGAATGGCACCATTTCTTTTGAAAGTGCAATTAACAAAGGAACTTTATTTACTATTGAACTGCCGCGTTTATGA
- the ppsA gene encoding phosphoenolpyruvate synthase has translation MEKYILKFNQIGINDSSKVGGKNASLGEMYNNLIPQGIRVPNGFAITTTAHKDFINYNSLNAPLDELMKLLDKKDFMNLSEIGSKARKLMLDAKFPLDLQTAISSAYTDLSKDNEMNVAVRSSATAEDLDNASFAGQHDSFLNIKGTMPLIYAVKCCFASLYTDRAIKYRLDKGFDHDKVFLSVGIQQMVRSDLACSGIGFTLEPESGFRDLIHIAGTWGLGETIVQGTVTPDEFLVFKTSLKNNKKAILQKNLGTKTKMLIYNENSAGVNSTILKVTPRKWCNKFVLQDSEIEKLARWALIIENHYNKPMDFEWAKDGMNGELYIIQARPETVHSLINPLCITSYKLEKKGEEIITGEAIGNAIASGIARILHSPKDASALQEGDILITNFTSPDWDPILKKVAGIVTNKGGRTSHASIVARELGTPAIVGTENATELIKDGDAITISCAEGKTGYVYKDKLKYLQTTTALEEITLPRKPKVQLIASEPDKAFELSFYPNDGVGLLRIEFIITHYAKIHPMALIHPDKVVDSVQSTAINKLTENYDTKADYLIEKLSQGVATIAAAFYPKEVIVRMSDFKSNEYSGLLGGTFFEPQEENPMLGFRGASRYYHEKYREGFKLECQAMKAVRDDMGLTNVKLMIPFCRTPEEGKKVIAIMAEHGLKQHENGLEIYVMAEIPSNVLMAEEFAEIFDGFSIGSNDLTQLTLGIDRDSELIAALFDEDNKASQKLILQMIQTANKMNRKIGICGQAPSDSADFAKFLVMAGINSISFNADALLNGIKTINSVLKNDIAEQKNTYTS, from the coding sequence CTTAAGCGAAATCGGTTCAAAAGCCCGAAAGCTAATGCTGGATGCAAAATTCCCGCTGGATCTTCAAACTGCAATTTCATCTGCTTATACAGACTTATCTAAAGATAATGAAATGAACGTCGCCGTAAGAAGCAGCGCCACAGCAGAAGATTTGGATAATGCTAGTTTTGCAGGGCAGCACGATTCGTTTTTAAATATAAAAGGAACTATGCCGCTTATATATGCCGTTAAATGCTGTTTTGCCTCTCTTTATACAGACCGAGCAATCAAATACAGATTAGATAAAGGTTTTGATCATGATAAAGTATTCCTTTCAGTAGGAATCCAGCAGATGGTTCGCTCAGATCTGGCCTGTTCCGGAATAGGTTTTACGCTTGAACCCGAGTCAGGATTTCGTGATTTGATTCATATTGCAGGTACTTGGGGTTTGGGCGAAACCATTGTTCAGGGAACTGTAACTCCAGATGAATTTCTTGTATTTAAAACTTCTCTTAAAAACAATAAAAAAGCCATTCTGCAAAAAAATCTTGGCACAAAAACAAAAATGCTTATTTACAATGAAAATTCAGCCGGTGTCAATTCAACTATTCTAAAAGTAACTCCGAGAAAATGGTGCAATAAATTTGTCCTTCAGGATTCAGAAATTGAAAAATTGGCCAGATGGGCGCTTATTATAGAAAATCATTATAACAAACCAATGGATTTTGAGTGGGCAAAAGACGGTATGAATGGGGAGCTTTACATCATTCAGGCCAGACCCGAAACTGTACATTCCCTGATCAATCCTTTATGTATAACTTCTTATAAATTAGAAAAAAAAGGAGAAGAAATCATAACCGGTGAAGCTATAGGAAATGCTATTGCCAGTGGCATTGCTAGAATATTGCATTCACCTAAAGATGCTTCAGCACTACAAGAAGGAGATATTCTCATTACTAATTTCACTAGCCCAGATTGGGACCCTATCCTTAAAAAAGTAGCCGGAATTGTGACTAATAAAGGAGGAAGAACAAGTCATGCTTCGATAGTGGCCCGTGAACTTGGAACTCCTGCTATAGTAGGAACTGAGAATGCCACTGAGTTAATAAAAGATGGCGATGCAATCACAATAAGCTGTGCTGAGGGAAAAACGGGATATGTATATAAAGATAAATTGAAATACTTACAAACAACCACAGCGCTTGAAGAAATTACACTGCCTAGAAAACCAAAAGTCCAGCTTATTGCTTCTGAGCCCGATAAAGCTTTTGAACTTTCTTTTTATCCTAATGATGGTGTGGGACTGCTTCGTATTGAATTTATTATAACACATTATGCAAAGATACATCCAATGGCGCTGATCCATCCCGATAAAGTAGTTGATTCGGTTCAAAGCACAGCAATTAACAAACTCACGGAAAATTATGACACCAAAGCTGATTACCTCATCGAAAAACTATCGCAGGGTGTGGCAACAATAGCCGCCGCTTTTTATCCTAAAGAAGTTATTGTGAGAATGAGCGATTTTAAAAGCAATGAATATTCAGGTCTTCTTGGAGGCACATTTTTTGAACCTCAGGAAGAAAATCCAATGCTTGGTTTTAGGGGCGCTTCACGTTATTATCATGAAAAATATCGCGAAGGATTTAAGCTTGAATGTCAGGCTATGAAAGCAGTTCGAGATGATATGGGTCTTACCAATGTAAAACTCATGATCCCTTTTTGCCGTACTCCTGAAGAAGGGAAAAAAGTCATTGCTATTATGGCAGAGCACGGTTTAAAACAGCATGAAAACGGACTAGAAATATATGTCATGGCAGAAATACCCTCAAATGTTTTAATGGCAGAAGAATTTGCGGAAATTTTTGATGGTTTTTCTATCGGCTCAAATGATCTAACGCAACTCACATTAGGTATTGATCGTGACTCTGAATTAATCGCCGCCCTTTTTGATGAAGATAATAAAGCATCTCAAAAACTTATTCTTCAAATGATTCAGACGGCTAACAAAATGAATAGAAAAATTGGAATTTGCGGGCAGGCGCCAAGTGATTCAGCAGACTTTGCAAAGTTTTTGGTCATGGCGGGAATCAACAGTATTTCCTTTAATGCCGATGCTTTGCTAAATGGCATTAAAACTATAAACTCCGTTCTGAAAAATGATATTGCAGAACAGAAAAATACTTATACCTCTTAA